The segment ATCCTAATTCTTTCACTGCTACTATATCATCTCACTCCGATGTTAACTATACGGTAAATATTAGTAAGTTGCATTGATTGTATCTGAACCTAGGCATGGTTCATAATTTTGATctagaaataatattttcatggTTAACTTTTTCTGCattctttacatgtattactatatATAATTGCTACCGATGCCTTCCATGTAATTACGACGGTATCTAGCAGGACttgtaaaattcatatttattttatcaaagaacCTGCTATGcagtttgtttttgttctgcaaagaaatgaaattcaaacttttGATATGTACAaggtacatgtttatatatctaatttatttattattccaACAAAGTCAATCATACCAAGCACACACTTATATGATTTCTTACTCGTTTGTCGCATACATATGTGTAATTCCTattatttcttatcaaataaatagctatgtacaaatatatacaattcAAGTCTTTACAAATGCAATATATCAGTTCTCGGATCTTCACTTTCACCATGGCCTCCAGACTCCATTTTCTCCGTTGGATCCGCCACTGCTTCCTGATGACGATGATATGGAATATCCAGAATAAGATCTTCTCTCTAGGCTTCCATCAGACGATTCCTCGCTACTGGTAAACAGACGGACTCGGAGATCCGGAGATGTGTTTAGATTAATGTCGTATCTTCCAGACATGATCAGTTCTTCGGGGGAGAGGAATCCCTTGGACAGGGACGGGAGACCGAGGGGTGTAGAGGTCCTGATGGGTTTAGCAGCACTAAATTCGACTGGGGTAGAGGTAAACAGAGGTTTATTGGTGTGGGAGGGGTGGATCCATTCTTTGGGCGAATCGTGGTCATATGGGGAAAGTTCTTTCAAACCTCTCATCTTCTCACTTCTTGTGGCGGTGTCATCTTCACCAAATACGAACACACGTGATGCAGAGCCACACATGATGCTGTCCGACTCCATGTAATCGTCTGCTTCGAATTTGACGTCCTTGATGGCTCTCTCGCCGCTGTACCCACACTTGTAGGCAGGGGTCGGGAAAAGATGACCCGGGTAAAAACTCTGATTAGTGTTGGTACGAACTTCTTGTGGGTTGTCTACAGCTTGTGTTCTTCTGGTGCAACTGAACGGATCAGACGGATTTTCTGTGCCCGGTGTAGCAATGCCCCAGTGGTCCACAAAACGTTTACCTAGAATATTGGAATATAAGATGAAAACACATAAAACGTTTGTcatagtttttattattttcattaccATAGAATATACTCACAACCAGGATACAAAATAGTCTCACCGAGTCGGCATAGTATGCACGTCGTTGTAACTCTATCATAAGACGACATAAAGTTATTTACAATTCATCTGATATTTATAACAAAGATATAGAATATGTAAATATCCACTTAGAAAGTATCAACACTTACCGATATTCTGCTGATGCATCTCAATCAAGTGACCGATCGTCATTTCTAAAATATCAGCCTTCTCCATTTTTGCAAATCGTTTTtcctgtaaaacaaaaaaataatcatcaacAAAACGTCATGACATTATCATCATACATTTATGAAGACAAtattactataaaaaaattgcACTTTTGAATTGATAGGAATGATTGCTTAAGAAAATGACTCACGTCTTTGCCTGTGGCTCTCATCACGATGTTCTTCAACTGGACCAGACATTTGTTGATCCTGTCCCTTCTCCTCTTTTCTGTGACTGGTTTGTTGGCCTGTatagaaataagaaaatattttttatatatattcaaaatcaaagtcTATTTGGTTTCTATTAAGAGACAAGCAGGATAATTACTGAATGGCAATAAGATTTGTAAAAATCGTAGACTCTTTGCACGTATATAAGcatcaattttaattaacatcAGTTAGTCTGAATTAATttatccactttttttttttttttacctttttgccGACCATTGGAATTGCACCCTCACGGACAGAAAACTGTTTCAACAGCTTCCCCCCGACAGGTTTTTTAACTTTCTGAGCCTCCATCGTATACTTGTAATTATGTTtcgaaatatattttattggagAGTGAGAGTTGATTGTGATTTGCATTGACCATGTCTCCGTTATTTATAATACCCAAGAAGTATATTTCGTTAGTACTAGTACTAGGTGAGAGTACTGTATGCCAGGTGATGTATGTACAGTTTGTTTACCTGTGTGGACTGGGTGACTCATTAAGACATCGACATAATAATTACTGTTAATTACTTACCATGTATTGTTTTTATGCTGATTGGGGTACTCATTGattaatcttttgttttcacTGTATCTAATTAATGATCATATCGATAATCGAGTTTTGATCAGAGAGTAACAGTTTATGATGAGTGTTATTGAGATAAATTATTCTTCTGGTAAATTATTCTTCcttaacattttccatatatacaaATACACAATTTGATTCTCTAATTTACTGATATTTTGAATCAAAGAATCTAATATGCAACGACTTATAGATGAATGGGCAATCGGTCATGGAATTTATACTTGTAATAATGTggtgtgttgtttttttatgacACATTTAGTCTGAAATCTCCATTGGGAGGGAATAAATGAAAATTGTGTCATGATTATTGATCGAATGCATTACATATttgattatttcttaaatacataTCACGAACGGTAGATGTCTGAAACAGAGGCAGTGCTAGTGATTGTTGGAGACGGGCGTTAATCAGTCACAGATAGATCGATCTAATTTCCGACacacaatacatgtaaagtacatatgtaggatatgtaaaacGAATATGAATTGAACATCAGTGAAAATATCCAGATATATAAATGACATTGTACTTGTGTCCAATATGGTCCAAAAGTACAGGTATcactgtcttttttttttaagtctatATGCCAACAAATTAATAAACTACTTGCAGTAAAGACCCTATTGTTGGAtttcaaatatcaatatttaatagattattttatgCTATCATCTAGCTGTTTATTGTAAAGTAATTAGGAAATGAGTAAATGAGGCAAAAATGATAACTTGTAATGCGTCCATTAATAACCATATCCATGCGCTATTTAGGAAATCTTTTTGTCGGATTCCTATCTTTTTTATACACATGTTAATTATAACATTCATTTAGGTGTAGGTCTATCTCTTTGGGTTTTCCACTCTATTAAAGGTTAAGCACACGATAAATCGAGGAAAGTATATAACAGAATCTcattataatatcaagtgcAGTGTCTTGTATTCGAAGTGTATGTATGCCCGAAACTGTGTAATACCATTTTTGACCAAACTGTCTAAACTTTTCGACCAGGCGACAAAGTTggatgttaaaaaatcaatgaactaactacgtatttttttaatttgtccgTGCTCTATGATTGCAATATTATTTCCCCTTTCTGCTCAGTTTCATTggtgtaaataaatgtacactgtatttaaattttgtaagaTGTCTTTTCATTGTCCTTCTGTACCATAGTTTTACCATATACATGCTTAAAACATGGTTCTGTGAATAAATGATCCGATCGATATTCGACATGCATGTTGTTTTTACAGaaacaacacacacacacaaactatatatatatatatatatatatatatatatatatatatatatatatatatatatatatatatatatatatatatatatatatatatatatatatatatatatatttgtgtgtgtgtgtgtgtactaTCATTGTACTGTACAAATATGAAACTTTAACTATTTATTTTCCGTTGActaatgatttttattaatattgtcAATTTCcaataaaacaaattcacaAAGTATTTTACTGCATTGAACTTCAATTGACTTGCAGTAGGCCTAAGTCTATATTTGTGAATGAACGAAACACACAATACAAAGGAGAATGTCTGtaaaagataataatattaaatatattcattcaaaTTGATTATTGATATTATCACCATAATTGGctagttttcttttcttttctttctttctgacCAAAACTCGATTAATGATATGATCATTaattatgaatacatgtatacagagaAAACAACAGATTTATCAATGAGTACCCCAATCAGCATGAAAACAATACATTGTCACTAATCAACACTAATTATTATGTCGATGTCTTAATGAGTCACCCAGTCCACACAGGTAAACTAACTGTACATACATCACCTGGCATACAGTACTCTCACCTAGTACTAACGAAATATACTTCTTGGACAGTATAAGTACTGGAGACATGGTCATTGCAAATCACAATCAACTCTCATTctccaataaaatatatttcgaATATTATTACAAGTATACGATGGAGGCTCAGAAAGCTAAGAAACCCGTCGGGGGGAAACTGTTGAAACAGTTTTCTGTCCGCGAGGGTGCAATTCCAATGGTCGGCAAAAAGGTAAAACAATTGAGAAAcaactttaaatatttcataaaattcaatgtaaattggAATCAATGCTTAAAATATACGTAAAAAGTTTCGCAggtgatgattttttataaacgCATACAAATACATgcagtttaaattgttttatataagcGGAAATCATGCCTTGCTATTGTAAATAATACACACTGTAatatgaatataatattttttatcattattaattagGCCAGCAAACCAGTCACAGAAAAGAGGAGAAGGGACAGGATCAACAAATGTCTGGTCCAGTTGAAGAACATCGTGATGAGAGCCACAGGCAAAGACGTGAGTCATTTTCTTATAATCAATCCGATTAATTCAAACGTGCAATTTTTAATTGTagtaatattttctaaataaatgtataataaataaagttttttgattttttgttttcaggAAAAAAGATTTGCAAAAATGGAGAAGGCTGATATTTTAGAAATGACGATCGGTCACTTGATTGAGATGCATCAGCAGAATATCGGTAAGTGTTTATACTTTCTTATTTAGTATTTAAGTATTCTATATCTTTGTTATAAATATCACATGAATTATTAATAACCTATAAACTTTATGTCGTCTTATGATAGAGTTACAACGACGTGCATACAATGCCGACTCGATGAGACTATTTTGTATCCTGGTTGTGAGTATATTCTATggtaatggaaaaaaaagacaaactaTGACAAACGTTTTATGAGTTTTTATCTGTATATTCCAATATTCTAGGTAAACGTTTTGTGGACCACTGGGGCATTGCTACACCGGGCACAGAAAATCCGTCTGATCCGTTCAGTTGCACCAGAAGAACACAAGCTGTAGACAACCCAGAAGTTCGTACCAACACCAATCAGAGTTTTTACCCGGGTCATCTTTTCCCGACTCCTGCCTACAAGTGTGGGTACAGCGGCGAGAGAGCCATCAAGGACGTCAAATTCGAAGCAGACGATTACATGGAGTCGGACAGCATCATGTGTGGCTCTGCATCACGTGTGTTCGTATTTGGTGAAGATGACACCGCCACAAGAAGTGAGAAGATGAGAGGTTTGAAAGAACTTTCCCCATATGACCACGATTCGCCCAAAGAATGGATCCACCCCTCCCACACCAATAAGCCTCTGTTTACCTCTACCCCAGTCGAATTTAGTGCTGCTAAACCCATCAGGACCTCTACACCCCTCGGTCTCCCGTCCCTGTCCAAGGGATTCCTCTCCCCCGAAGAACTGATCATGTCTGGAAGATACGACATTAATCTAAACACATCTCCTGATCTCCGAGTCCGTCTGTTTACCAGTAGCGAGGAATCGTCTGATGGAAGCCTGGAGAGAAGATCTTATTCTGGATATTCCGGATCCTCGTCATCAGGCAGCAGTGGCGGATCCAACGGAGAAAATGGAGTTTGGAGGCCGTGGTGATAATGAAGAGGACTGACAGTGAAttcaattgtatatatatttgtacatatttatttattttatgataagaACACGTAACTACCAAACAACGAGAATTTGAAAGGAATGTATTTCTAAGATTTACCTATCAGGATAACAAATAAAGTATACGAAGAGTATATAAAgtcttgattttgatttttaacgCCAACAACAAAAAAGCAAGCTCTTTCTAGATAGGATACACCAGCGGCAGAGAAACATTATatagatgtttaaaaaaaatagaaattgataTAACAATGAAAGATTTCGCAGGCAATACAAGAACAAGGACCGGTATCAAGAAGGCAAAGAACGCTGTTCGTCGTTAActacaattcaaaatttttaatctcTACATGCAGTTTCAAAGCATGATGAAATTCTACAAAAAccagaaattcaaatttcaattgggtcgattattttaacttttaaacattcttgatttgcacaagacatacatcttatggcataggttattacatataattaatagcaatattgaaataatggtatggcacatgtacatgtatatgtaaagtacattgacaatgtatataaaataaaattttactaacaGGCGAAAAAACCAgagaatttttcttaattatcatgAATATTGAAAGCTAGATGTAGATACTTCCCcaaattacacagttctttgaaattttgaacacttaataattgtataaatttgtatacagaaggtttttttcaataatatttcttaatatattttactcgGATTTCTCTATACTGctgacatttcaaaacaaaatggaacTCGTCTTAAATATCTGAACAAAATATACCTAAGCGTCTTTCTTTTGGTACATTAGTGTGTCGTCCACTTTCAATTGCTAGTCTATGAGATGACAATCTAATTCTTgtaatttgtttcttatatgtagaaggtattgattttgttaaataatattgtaataaaaactGGTCAATAATatgcttgtaaaaataacatcgaGATGAGGAATTAATCTGTTCTACAAGTTGTTGAGTAAAGTGATCAATGATTCTTTGCTTAATCAAAGGAAAATAGGTTGCACAATGAATATACTCCTGTTGATACCATATATGTCCTAGAcctatttcaaaaagtttatttttaatttcactaaCCCAATTTTCAGCAGGTGCCAAAGACGATTCACATTCATTATACAGCATTTTGCAACAGGGCTGCAAAATACAATTCTGACTTTGTAACAATttgaaccaaaatttgaatattatttgaATGATTATTTCAGTAAACACAAGGAAAAACAAATTGTCAACGGTTTTAATCACTTAAGTAAAAAACCTCAATGCTCTGACCATTTACTTTGTCACAATATAAACCAgtgctaatacatgtactttgtccACATATTTTCATCATTACAAGATTTTAAATCTTATATTGCTGGATAATCTTTATAATGATAAGTTGGTAATCGCACAAAAACTCTTGTTTATTGAGATGTGCACTTTTCATACTAAATCAGACCatgataaaatgtttatttatgactctaataaaatgaatttaataagctcttttaaaaatgacattatttgaTCACTTTGATATGCATGTTTTCATTTGCATAAATACGTTTAAAGTATTTCACGTTTCAATacgtaaacatttattttgctaaataatttatacattGCAGAGAGCAAAGCTTTGAGAAAAATATTAGATATCTAACTACATCTCCGACAATGGTTTAAACagtaatgatataatttttattaaatcggGATCGATGTTTAAGAAAAACAGATGACACAAAATTGCGGGAAGATGGAAAACGACATCAGACGTCAGTAATCATCAGCGATGATCGGAGAAGTTTAACTGTTCAGAAGCTGACTAGATTCTAGTTTAACGAAAAGAAATACAAAGGTGAAATCGCTTGGTTTCTCAAGTCCATTCAATCAACTGCTCTTATAGATTGAATGTTCTTTCGTTAGGtcagtatacatgtaaacgGGGCTGCTTTCAAGATCAGCTACCGAGCCACTGCTAGCCGCTAGGTCGTAGATATTTAGTTATATTGAACGGACCTGTAGGTAAGCCTCTAGGTCTCAGACTTGAAGTTGGAAACATTcaacaggtccagtacaatctcttgatttagctatatagcttgaaaaagcaatatacagcctactccggatatattgaaattcaggggaccattcaaattatttcaatatatccgtaatTCAATATAAGCAAAATCGACTGACATGAAGCCGCCTAAATAAAGAAGAACAAACCCGAACAAATTAATTTGATCATTGTTTATCTAatggatacatgtataaaacatggaATAATAGTCTTCGAAAGTTAAATTGAGAAAGTAAAGACAATCTTTGACCTCAtcataatacttaaaaattacGATTTGGGGAATAATCACTGGACTCAAACATTTCAATCACTGCTGAACGCTGCTTGTAAATAATTGTCATCGTACTCGGGTTAATCCCCAAAGCCTTAGCTATATTAGATTTACGCTTTGTTTTCTTATCAATAACCATAACTAGTTTGTATTGTGTgtcctaaaatattttttttcatttctgtgGGGTTCCCATTTTACGTCTAGCCTCAATACGTACGTATGTAcgtagaaagaaaaaaatcaacagtgaataaattttattttgtaaaaggaGTATAAAACTCACATAAGGCgagaacttatcaattcacGCTTCTGTATATCAACGG is part of the Magallana gigas chromosome 3, xbMagGiga1.1, whole genome shotgun sequence genome and harbors:
- the LOC117680718 gene encoding uncharacterized protein, whose product is MVGKKANKPVTEKRRRDRINKCLVQLKNIVMRATGKDEKRFAKMEKADILEMTIGHLIEMHQQNIGKRFVDHWGIATPGTENPSDPFSCTRRTQAVDNPQEVRTNTNQSFYPGHLFPTPAYKCGYSGERAIKDVKFEADDYMESDSIMCGSASRVFVFGEDDTATRSEKMRGLKELSPYDHDSPKEWIHPSHTNKPLFTSTPVEFSAAKPIRTSTPLGLPSLSKGFLSPEELIMSGRYDINLNTSPDLRVRLFTSSEESSDGSLERRSYSGYSISSSSGSSGGSNGENGVWRPW
- the LOC105327843 gene encoding uncharacterized protein; amino-acid sequence: MVIANHNQLSFSNKIYFEYYYKYTMEAQKAKKPVGGKLLKQFSVREGAIPMVGKKASKPVTEKRRRDRINKCLVQLKNIVMRATGKDEKRFAKMEKADILEMTIGHLIEMHQQNIGKRFVDHWGIATPGTENPSDPFSCTRRTQAVDNPEVRTNTNQSFYPGHLFPTPAYKCGYSGERAIKDVKFEADDYMESDSIMCGSASRVFVFGEDDTATRSEKMRGLKELSPYDHDSPKEWIHPSHTNKPLFTSTPVEFSAAKPIRTSTPLGLPSLSKGFLSPEELIMSGRYDINLNTSPDLRVRLFTSSEESSDGSLERRSYSGYSGSSSSGSSGGSNGENGVWRPW